The genomic stretch TAATCGCATGAATTGTGAGGATTGCAGGTTGATTTGCATACCATGTGGTTATCCTAGAGTGACATTCGTCGACCCGATTCTTTGCGGGTGTAATTACGCGAATTTTTCTAGAGATACGCATTGCACTTGATGCATAATACGTAAAAAGCATACCGAACGAAGTATAAATGAAGCATCGAAGCACATGGTTATGTCAAGAACGGAAAGAGCccttccaattttatggataTGGCCGTAAGGAAGCCATTTTAAGGTGAAAAGGACGATATGCGGTATGTGTTTTAATGCCTCAAACAAAGTTGAACTTGACACGCAATACATTGTGCTTTGTCGATGACGAAACTCATATTCGGTCCAAACAAAAATCTCCTTATAAGACGTTGGGTACTTAGTGTAGTGTTCTTGATCAGTGATGAATCCAACGAGGTCGATACCCTTGTCACGGAAAAGCTTAATCACAGGACATGTCAACATTCACAGTGGTCAGATATGTAAAACCAGAAGCGGCTCAAGgtaaaagaataagaaaggCATGGAAAAATGTTCATTCGTTTTAATTGAACAAAGTTCCTCGTTACTACACAGGACTGGTCATCCTGTTGGGCATTGCCTCTCCCCCCTCACTGCACAGGACATGTGTTTCGCCGGGAATGGTCGCTTGACGAACGCCGGAGGAACTACGAGCGCCGGAGCGCAGAGAGCGAAGACGAGAGactcaaaattttgaattcaCGAGTGGGAGAAACAAGCTCtctcttctattttattttattttttgcagggaaaaaaattaaaaagaggagggaagagaaataaggctccatttgtttcgtggacaataaatgatttgaaaaacattttccaaaaaatgatggCTTGCATGCATTACTtacgaaaataaatgaaaaaatatattttcattgtatattaaaatgtttagatgaaattattgttgatagtgaaagaattttctgtcgattaattatttcaaacgatacaatcgattatttttaagataacatttttcaaaatgttcattttttgcaaaataaatgaagcctaaaTGTAAATGTGAGACCATAcattaaattcaattttcaacttCGAAATATAGTGTCACTCACACTATTCGGAAAAAAAGTCACttaattgtgtgttcataagttgttataaatagaaatttcttatgAATGAAAATGCGAGACCATAAATTAGAATTGATAATATTCTCTAGGCAAAATGATAATAAGATATGATAAATTGATATCCCGATGCGCGAGCATTTGTATTGCGAAACTAATGAGAGACataatagaaataaaggcaatTTTATGTATTagcttgataaaaaaagaaaagaaacagtaaattgaagagagagagagagagagagagagatgagggcattttggtaagtCGATTGAAAATATGAGTGTTTTAGCTAAAATAGGAGTGGAAATAGCACCGCCCTTTCTTAAATacgaaagagaaaaattgtaCGTTTTGTGTGGAAAGGTCTTCGGGGACCGCATGCTGATGTGGCTCCACATGTTGCTTCCTAATTGAACGGGGACCACGCTGACCTGGAGGGCCAACCCAGCCAATATTTTCTACTCCCTCTAAactttccctttccttcttAATCAACGTTTCTTCAGCAGCAAGACTCAATATGATCATATATATGCCACATGCATGGAAAGAAGTAGGATTACAGGAGATTGAAATTCTGTTTGGACACCCATGATAAATAGAATCGGAATTAAAGTAATCGGTTGAGAAATCATAAATACACGAGGAGATACCTCCCTCTTCTTGCTGCGATAAGTGTAGTATCCAAGTTCGACACTTGATATTTAATAATTGAATATCTCAAAATAAGATGAGAGTTCCTTTCGGAGTTAATAGAGAAGGATTTCATAAGGAAGCGGTTAGGCTGACCGTCCCCCGCAAAATGGCGATAGGCCGGTCAATGGTCATCCACCCAATTGTTTTGTGGAAACCGGAAGACTTCCTCATCCGGTTTCAACATTTTAACTTcgtatttcccttttttttttctctattatttttttttattgtaagttAAAATTGAGAGATAAAATCATAAGACGGCCCACACAATCAATTTTCTTGagtgtgaaaaaaagaaaaaataaattggatatcaaaatataaataaacaGAAGTAGAAATATATTATCacttattgaaaaaaaaatcatcaataccATTATACAGCTATTAATTTAAAAGATGAATCAACACTTGAAACGTTTGCTTTGCAATTAATAACGAAATCATTGTGCAATGAAATGGCTCTCATTCTTTTCGGTCAAATCAAATTGCTCTAGAAGGACTCTCCGGTGACCTAAAATTAAGATGTTACGtataaaacaaatgaagcaaagaaaaaatcaaaataagagtGACGaattagtaaagaaaaaaaaattcatcctaTTGATCCAAATTTGAGATGTGCAGGGAACTAAAACAttacaaagtttttttttttggttggataaACATTACAAAGTTAATATTTGGATCACATGAGTCAAAgctaaatgaaaaagaaaaatgattttgatcaatttttataCAAATTTTTCCCAATATAGCTCCAATGATTGGTTCATTAAGACTATTCACGTGACTAGAAGACACTTGACCCAATATCATTTCACACAAATAAAAAGTCAATTTATAGCAAGGTACTTTATTTCAATCCAAATAATAACAAGTACCAGCAATGATTGAAAACTCCCGATTTTTTCTTGATTGcaaataaaattttgagaataGCTACGATGATCGGAATTCCCAATTGagtgaaaattaatgaaattcctTGTACCATTGGAATATTGTACGCGTTATTATAACTAGCGTTAAGACATATATTTCCAAAGAATTCTATATAATTGTTGGGAAATAGTTTGGAAACACGATGCTGTGCAGTCCAGATTCACTCGAGAGCCAACTAGCATAAAGTGATTGGGGGTTGTTTTCTTCTACAAGAAAGCTCGGATGCCCGTGCTTCAATGCAcgagatttgaataaaaaaaaaattagcattgtATGTCTAAAATTGTAAGATACGAACTAAGATTCGACGATAAGCAATAGCTCTTTTCTTCTTACAATCGAAGAAGCAGAGATTAAAAAACCTTTCTCCACAAATGTGACTTATTCGAGTGCAGAATCCTACGATAATAGGAATTTCAAAGTACACAAGATAATTACATTCCTATTCCTTTTTTACTAAtcgagatttctttttttgttttgtaatttgGTAATAGTATCCacatattctttttatttagcCAGAGAATAATATCTACTATTTTGAAGTTATGGCTTATTGTTTGAATATTATCACTTGGATATATTTCTTTAAATAAGATTATATAAATCTATTAGAACTGAAAATTTCCTTCCCTTGGCTAAAATAATCTTTTGTTCTTATTCTCCGGAGGATGCTCTAGTTTAGAAGTGGAAACAAGATTATTACGCATGTTCTGCTTAGCTACTGTTCTCGCTATTCTTTGCATTATTGGTAACTTGGtaccctcttttcttcttttcttacataataacacaaaaatgaaaaacctcCGTACCGAAATTACCCCCGTCTTATTACATAATCTGCCATGTCTCCACCTCCTTCCTCGCCCTTTAAAAAGGACACCCCCTGCGGTCGCACCCAATCCCAGATTGACCTGAGACCAGAGCTCTAGTCGTTGCTGCTGTTAGCCGACCTATTCGAAGAACGAAGAAGATGTCGGGGCAACGGCAGACCCACCGCAATGGGAAGGACTACGTGGACACCCTCGTTCCTCTCGTCGACATGGCCGAGCTGAAGCTCTGGTCCTTCTACAGAGCCATCATTGCGGAGTTCATGGCCGCTCTCCTCTTCCTCTACGTCACGGTCACCACTGTCATTGGCCAAAAGAAGCAGACCAGGCCTTGCGATGGCGTCGGCCTCCTCGTCAACGCCTGGGCCTTCGGTGGCATGACCTTCATCCTCCTTTACAGCACTGCTGGCATATCGGGTACGTTATAggactccttttttttttgaatggtaGCTCGAGAACTCTTCGAAGTTTGCATCTTTTGTTGATGGGGTTTGAGGTGTATGGCTCTCGTTCAGTCCCGTTGGGTTTTTTCATGCTCTGGTCCTCAAAAGTTTGCTCTTTTTTCGTGAATGGAAGTTTGCATCTTTTGTTGATGGGGCTTGCGGCGTTCTTTCTGTTGTATTTGTATGGCTCTCATGTTTTCAACCCTTCTTTCACTTCCATGCTAATCTTAAAGTACGTAACTTCAAGTGATAGCTCAAGAATTCATGAAAGTTTGCATTTTACGTTGATGGGTCTTCGGGGGTTTAGTTGTTTTCTATAATGTTTCTGTTGTTTCAACACAGGTGGGTACATCAACCCGGCGGTGACATTCGCGCTCCTTTTGGCGAAGAGGGTGAGCTTGATCAGGGCAGTTTGTTACGCGATCGCGCAGTTCTTGGGCGCGATCTGTGGTGTAGGGTTGGTGAAGGCATTGATGAAGCCCTACTACTACTCGCTTGGAGGCGGTACCAACTCGGTGGCTCTGGGCTACAGCATAGGCGCGGCTCTGGGTGCTGAGATCATCGGCACTTTCGTGCTGGTTTACACTGTGTTCGCAGCCACTGACCCAAAGAGGCTTGCCCGTGACTCTCACGTGCCTGTATGATTTACTTACTAATAACCATGCTCTTCGCAAAGCTGTTCGTTTGACAAGTGAAGTAACTTTTCTGATGAGATGGGTATGTATTTGGGTGTGCAGGTTTTGGCACCATTGTCGATTGGTTTTGCAGTGTTCATGATTCACTTGGCCACCATCCCCATCACCGGCACTGGGATCAACCCGGCTAGGAGCTTTGCTGCTGCTGTTATTTACAACAACCACAAAGTCTGGGACGACTATGTAAAGCTTCTCTCCCCTTAAACCATGCTTTTGCTACATTAATAACACATTAGGAGCTAGCTAAAACATGCGAATCGTTGGCATTTATGGCCGCCAGAACTTTGGTTCCTCTGATTTTAGACTAGCATTGATTGATGTTTGTGAATGTGGATGTTCATGAGCAGTGGATCTTCTGGATGGGACCATTAGCCGGGGCACTAGCAGCAGCAATGTACTACCAGTACATCATCAGAGGTGGTGCCATCAAGGCCCTCAAATCCTTCCGCAACCGCCACCCCCACCAACGTATCCAGGCCCAGCAGCAGCAACCCCAACCACAACCCCAGTAGCCCCCATCAACTAAAATCTTTCtatctttttattgtttttttccctttgatcCCCCATCGGTTTGTTTTTGTGGAATGAGAGAGAACTATGATGATGGAACACCCTTGATATAGTGATGCTTGGTTATATTTGGGTGTTTTAGCATTATTATTGCTGTTATTATTCATGATTAGTGGTGCAAGTGTTTACTTTTCTTTCGTATTCTATCCCTCTGTGATTGCGCCCTTTACTACTCATTCCTGAAAGGAAATACTTCCCCAATGGACTCCTATTGCTCGAGATTAAATCCcatcaaacgggtgggtcggaTTATATCGAAAACGATTCGAGTCTAGCATTATGGTAATGACGGAGAAAAGCTTGTCTTAATGAAAAAGCAACCTCAGTACAAAGATCGTTATTTTCACCAGCCTACCTGCACACTCAGGCATGTTATTTTCGGCCCCACTAGATTGTTCCAATGCTCATCCTGTGTGACCCTCTCAGGTGATCCAAGAACGTCTTCATCGTGTTTGAATTTGAGTAGACCCGTAGGACACCAGACCAGGACCATGTTACCAAAAATCAACCATGAAAGAATTGTAGTAGCAGGGGTTGGTCTGCGCCTCACAGTAACACTGGCAggatttgcaaaatgttcgactCCATCACTGGATCTTCCCTCTGCTCTCTTTTTCCTCAAATTCAGCTTTTTGGGAAGAGGCTGAATCTGAATTGCGACGACATTAAATGAACCTACTAAAATATGGTCTAAATCCTCAAAACCAAAGAGAAAGCATGCCCATATTTACCACACAGCGTGCTTCACCCTCATCAGATGACACTAGGTACGTGCTGGGCTCCTCTGCATCATTGAGGCCTTGAACCTGTTGCATACAAGGTGAGAGATTCTATGTTTAACAACAGATATGGCAAGATGTACCATCAAGCATTCCAGTATAGTTTGAGTATATACCGATCAAAATTAGGTAAAAGAGGCAGAACTTCAACTGGATATACGTTCTTATAGGTACATGAACAGGGGCTAACTTAGCTGCCTCAAACGATGCCTCGATTTCCTTAATTTGTCTTTCCCCGGGATTAGATTTCCCCTTTAGTGAAAAGAAACCGACAAACAATCCTACAATAAGGATATATCCTGATAAATGATCAGAAGAGAAAACCTGTCATTGAGATTCTCCAAAATGTTGCGACGTCCCTTCATTTCAtgcaattctttttcttctttctcagtTAAAGACTGCAATTCCAAATGCAATTAACAATAACTAAACCAAACAAATATTTGCTGAAAAAAGCTTCATATCAGTAAGGGCATCCACCTGTTTTGCTGAATCCAAACTGAGAGGAGATATGCACTGGGTTTTAACTAGCCAAGAAACACCTTTAGCTGTGGGTCGTTCTTCCCTTCTTATCCCATCGTTCTTTACTGGTGTCACCACATCATCATCATGCAGTAATTCTTCGTCCTCTGGATCAAGGAGTTTTCGAATGCTTGGAGGACTATTTAAATAGTGAAAGGAAATCAGATGACTGATGATACGAGACAATAGTGACACCATTTAAGAGATTAGTGTGGCCGGGAAAATAGTTGTGTATATTCAGGTCCAGCAGGTAGACGGGTATGCCAAGATCAGGATCAACATGAAGTTCAGgcttccaatttttctccagAGATCATGTATCTTGTAAAGCTccaatttgtttttccttcatAAACTGCCACGATAATgatccaaaaattgaaatttcagcctTCTGTTGGGATTACCTTGACCATCCAGCTACTGTCACGAATCTTGATGGAGTAATATTTCAGATATCACTCTATAACTACAACTTTTTGCCCTTCTATCTGATCCCTCCAAATCGTTTACAAAGCCTTAATGCATGACTGCGCTTTCTGTAATTCTTTCCCCACTTTCCTACTATTTTCCCAAATTCAACTATACCACACATCATGAGACATGACTCTTGAAAGATCAGGTGTAATTAGCTTAGTGATATGAAGGCAACATTACGCATTCATGCGCCCAGGGAAAAAGATCGAATTCAGCAGCACAATGATGTTACATATCGACCCTTGTCTTTCTTGAAAGCCATAAGTTTTGGTTGAACACTTGGATCTGGAAGTTCATTTAGGGTAAGTTGAAGATACTATAAGGGTTGGCTCTCTCTTCCCATGTGCTTCTTGTTTTCTATCTTTTTGTTAGGTGCAGCCGCATCTAACAGGAGGATGATCTGTTATGTGCTGAACAGAACATAAATCACATGGCTCAATTAAAGCAGACAAAGTTTGGGCAAGTTGACTTGGATTATGTTCCTGGTATTGGAGGCTTTGATTTGGAAAGGCAACGCTTCGAATTATGATGGGATGGATGGATTTGTCTCCATGTTACTGAACACCACTATTTTTTGGCCATTCTCTGTGGGGAACGACACTAAATGACTTGAAGAATTGTTTAAACTTGAATCTGATTAATAGACatggaaattttcaattatgaaGATACCTGAATTTCCTTTTCACTGTCCCAAGGCAACCAACACTTGATTTAGAACTATTAGTTCAGCAGCAGGCTTGCTGGACTGGATAAAAGTC from Rhodamnia argentea isolate NSW1041297 chromosome 2, ASM2092103v1, whole genome shotgun sequence encodes the following:
- the LOC115752700 gene encoding probable aquaporin PIP2-8, with translation MALSALASIENDRARLSRPIRRTKKMSGQRQTHRNGKDYVDTLVPLVDMAELKLWSFYRAIIAEFMAALLFLYVTVTTVIGQKKQTRPCDGVGLLVNAWAFGGMTFILLYSTAGISGGYINPAVTFALLLAKRVSLIRAVCYAIAQFLGAICGVGLVKALMKPYYYSLGGGTNSVALGYSIGAALGAEIIGTFVLVYTVFAATDPKRLARDSHVPVLAPLSIGFAVFMIHLATIPITGTGINPARSFAAAVIYNNHKVWDDYWIFWMGPLAGALAAAMYYQYIIRGGAIKALKSFRNRHPHQRIQAQQQQPQPQPQ